ggctgcACTGAATCGGGCAGAGATGCAAAGTAGGAAAATATAAACAAGAAGCAAGGTGACACGCAGGAAGCAgggagcagcgcaggcggAGGACATTGAGCCGGCAGAGGCGTGGCGGTAGTGGCGTTGTTCGCCAGTCAGCATAGGCGATTCAAGCTGCATCGCACAaggctctttctctttcctctccttccactGTCTTCGCTGTCGgcaccaccctcttcctcagctcTCCCTCcgtggtgcgctgccgcaagttgaggaaggagaagggtaAGGGCAAcaggcatgcacacacacacacacacacacacacacacaggcccTCAGACAAAGCGTGGGCAATAAAGCTGCTCTCTTTGGCTCTGTAGTAAAGACGTGCTTCGCCTTCCTCGAGCAGAAACTTGATCGTGTAAACTAAGCTACCTGGTGGAGACGATAGCGGAAATGAGAGTGCAGCGGGGTTGATTGTCCAGTGCTCGCGCTGGAAGGCTATACCAGAACTGGTGCTCCTTGTGCTGCAGCAATTCCTACCACAATGACGTCCAGAGCGTAGAGTGAGAgcaagggaaaggaaagatgGTCGAGAGGGCGAGTTACCGTGAGATGGGGAGacggagggaaggagaagaggtgtttgtgtgtgtgtgtgtggatagGGACGGTATGAAAAAGCAGAGGTGAGGGGTCGAGGTATccgcgcgcacacaggcatGGACAGATGTGCACATTCGATGGTGTAGCTTCTTTCCTTCATAgtacgaggaggagggaaagagggaggaaggcagTTCATCACGCTGCTTCACTCGGGCTTGACTGTGCTCACTCGTTTATTTTTCCCTTCCGACAGCACGTTGCCTCTTCtttcgctgttgttgttatTCCCGAGCAAGTCTCAAGTTTTGCGTACTTGCTTAGTTGTATGTGTAAGCATTCAAGTGCCTAGgggcatacacacacacggaccAATGCGGGTGCGCACCTGATTAGGCCTACTTTCCGGCAGCACTCAGCATTTGCGGAACACACATATGGTCAGCGATGGCAGCTCGTCGCACGACGATATGGAGTTAGCAGATACGGTGCCAAAGTCGCCAAGAGCGAAGACGTCCCTCAAAAGGCGTGTACGCCCAGCCTCTGTCGCGATATGGCGCCCGCGATACAAGTGTACCCACCCATGGCGGTCATCCAAGGCGACGGCCGCTTCATCCTGCGCGCACTTGATGAGGCAGTCGACGAAGAGGGCGGGGGTGCAGCTGCCCAGTCTGCTGGCGCACTCCTCTAGTCCTGACAAACACGTCGGGATAGAGCGACAACGTGAGATCTGTGTCGCCTCGTAGGAGTAGCCGTCCGCGAAGATGTCGTCGATGTTGGACGTGACAGCCGGGTTCGACGCCTCCTCGTTGTGGCAGAGAGGACTGGAAGACCCTCCAAAGAGGCCAGACATCGTAGCCGGTCCCGGTGCTGTTGGTGAACCAACGGCGAAGGGCGCGGTTCTGTTCATGGCCGTCGTCCGCATGACACTCGCGCTATTGCCACGTGTCGCAGTGGATGAGCTGACTCGACACCTCACGGTTTCCTGTACCTCGAGACCTGCCTGCTCCTCGCCAGCGCTTTCGCaagatgtgctgctgcagtgccaaGTGTACACGAACGTCGGCTGAACGAGGAAGGAGCACCGCCGGCTGCTGTCACCACGCACGACCCAGATGCAGATTGAACGAAGCGTGAGCGTCATCTCGCTGTCACCGCAAGCACGCCGTGCTGACCgacacgacggcggcgggagcgacgacgactgcgcagaggagagggccaACGAGGCACTGACGGGGTGCGCTGATGCAGCGTaggggcagaggtggcgatCCGTGTTGCTCGTAATGCTGCTTCCACAGTTCACCCTTATCGACGACGATACGTGCACGCAGCTGTCTGTCTGCGTCCCCTCCGCGTCTGCACATCCATCATGGCTAGCCCCATACGAGGGGCTGCCGCTGATTGCAAATGACCACGCATCAATGCGGGGGTACCGATGGCGGCGCGGGTCATCACAATATTGCTGCACGGCGAGTTGGTGCTCCTCACGCCGGCGCTTCAGGCCTtccgaggaggtggaggacatCTCTGTTTACGTGGTCGTTTACGTGCATGCAGCTTTTTGTGtgcgttttcttctccggacgaaggggaagggaggggagaaggagtggCGTCGCCAAGAAGAACACGAAGAGGCATAATCGACATAGCGACATTCATCCGAGACGAGAACGAGAGTGCATGCAGGCGTACGCACAGTCGCGCGTATTCCATCTTCGTCGCATAGACACGCGTATACACACGTTCCCCAAGGTTAACAACAACCACAAAAGGCCTGCGGATGTAAAGAAATGGAGAGGATTTtgagagtgagaggggagagaggtggcggATCGCGGACGACTTGGCCGCGACACCAAGGGGCACCACGCTTGTGCATAACTAGAGTTCTTTCCCgccctttcttcctcctgctccctcttccacgcTCGTCACTCTATCTGTGTTGCACCTACAACACACCTTTTCGTTTGGGGTGATTGTAGCCTGTGCTTCCAGCCGACTAgcctgcctcctccatcactgtgtctttctttgcttcgACAAAGCACCCGTGTGCGTCTCCGGTCCACCGGACTCGCCGCTGTGGCCTTTGTCAGCATTtttatgtttttttttttgtccgTATGTCTTTCGTTTGCCTTAGTGCTGGTGCTGATAGGATACTGCTACTTGTTAAGAGGAAcaagaacacacacgcatgcacacacacacacacatgcataaAATAGTGCTCACATATTCCCGATCCGTTCAGGCGCATTTGACATTAGCGCATAGATGACACATCACCACAAACATATCAATAGGGCGATTGATTGAttgatagagagagagagggatgtaGTGTATGCGTTTGTGCTTGTCTGTACGAGTTGGCGGGTTGAGTTGTGCGCACGTCTatgcatgtgtatgtgtgtgtgtgtgcgcgcatgctaaggggtggggggggtgggggtggatGGGGCTCCGTTAGAGAGAAGACTTTTCTaaacagaaaaagaagaagatcAACGAACACTGACACGCCCCACGCACGGAAAATCGAAAagacagaaaaagaaacggtCCCAACAGCCACAACCACCAAGAGCGCCTACTCTCCCCACCATGCCCACTATTCACAATGGCAAGCTAACACGATGAAGTGCGCGGGCACGGCTACGAGAGTCACCTAGCACCGTACAGTTCTCGAGTGTGAGCACACAACATGAGTTGCTGACTCACaacaaccaaaaaaaaaagcacacccgcacacacacacaaaaagccCAGCCAGCGCaagtgtgtgcgcgtgtgtgcctgtgtgcacGTGGATGCAACTCAGATGGAAGTAGCTTAAAGCTTACCCATGTAGATGGTGTTGTCGTCGATCCAGCGGTACGGCGGCACCTCGAGGTTCAGCGGCGCAGGGCCCTGGCGGATACGGCCGGAGGGGTCGTAGTGGCTGCCGTGGCACGGGCAGAAGAAGCCATTGAAGAGACCCTCGTTGGGGATCGGCACGCAGCCAAGGTGGGTGCAGATGGCAATGACGACGGCCTTGTCGCGGCGGTCCGGGAAGCGGGCTTCGTCGGTTTCAGGGTCCTTGAGAACCGACAACGGCGTCTCCATCAACTCCTTCATCTGCCGAGCCGAGCGACGGTACACGAAGACAGGCTTGCCACGCCACACGACCGTCGTGCACTGGCGCTCGTCGAGCTCGCCGACCTCGGCCTCGATGTTCATCTGGCCGACCATAGACATGGCAGGCTGGCCAACGTACCACAGTGGCAGCACGGCGTAGCGGGCCATGAGAATTACGAAACCGAGCATTGCGGAGTTAAGCGCGTAGTCCGTGACACGGGCGCGGTCCTCCATGTCGTCGGCGAGCTTCGGCTTGAGGATGTGCTTGCGGAAGAACTCTTCGTCCCACATACTTGCATCGTAGTCCTTTAGAGCCACGCCGGCGGTGGCCTCGATGCGACCCTGCGGAGTCCCCTCCGGGTACGTGTTCAGCACGACCTCCTCGGACGTGTCCACGTCGCAGAGAGCCGGGTCGGAGTACTTGGCGTAACGGCCGTACTTCTTCGTCATCTCCGTCGACTTCGGCGGCTTCATAAACTCGTCTGACCATGAGTTGACCGGCTTGTCCTTCTTGGTCAGGGGCATGTTACCCTCTAGCTGCTTGAAGACGAGCGAGACGCGTGCAGCGCGGGTGGCCTGGAAGGCCGAGATGAAGGAGCGGCAGAACATAGTGGATTGACttaccgacacacacacgcacgcacacacaaccacacgTAAAAcaaggaagaaaggaggaggagatgaaaGATGATCGTCTCTGTCCTTGCGTGAGTACCTGTGAGTTTGTTTGGCTCTACAAGTAGAGAGTTCGCTACACTACTACTACGAGAGGTGTGGatgtgggagggagggggtgaggaggcaCCAGTTGAGGCATTGATGATGGCAGTTGAAATGCCACGAGCAGACACGAAGGCAAAGGGTAAGGAAGatagagaaaagagagagaagacgcgTAGGGCGGAGGCGCGGCAACGGGCGGCAAGGAAGGggcggaagaaaagagaaaggtgCAAGAAAGCGCAAGCGCATAGCCGGGCACTCATTTAActctgcacacgtgtgtgcctgtgcgtgtgcttgtttAGGGGCTCTGTTGCATCAAGAGCTCAACAGTGCAGGGGCATGAATAGGGTAGGATACCCGAGTAGAGATGGCCAGTGCTTCTAGTCGTCGGCTCCTGAAggagcccccctccccaaagGGAGACGGCAGGTGTctcggagagagagagaggcgaggagtTTACCTTTTTCAACTTCGCAGTTCGGCGCACCAACTTAGCTGTGTTTTGTTTGTGCTGCCGGTTTTCATGGTCACAGCACGCCCAGTGGGATTCATCGTTTGCGGCAAGATATGGTCGAGCAGGGCTGCACAGGCAGGCAGCTACACCCCTCATTCCGGCGCGCCTCTACCTCACGCCAACGCTGGGTCAGTCCCCTGCGTGCATGAGTGCACTAGCAGAGCGTTGTGAGGGACATGCCTCTCACGTATCTGATCGATAAAAAATCAGAAAGAAAATGTCAATGAAGCCTAATtccgcccccctcttcctcttcctccttcagTTCATGGCACCAGGCCGGCCGGTGGATACATGCGGAGACCTACTGTAAAGGCtgccgcgcgtgtgcggtCGTGCGTCGTGGCTACCACGACGGGCATGCGAGCCCACAAACCACGGGAACGGTTCTTGAAGAGCGGGCCAGTCGTTTGCCGAGACGAGGGCGTCGTTGGGCTAGtggcgttgctgttgctttcCAAGATGTGCTGCACAAGACTATCTACCCCCACGTGTGTTCTAGTGGGAGCACCTGTACTGTTTGCGAAGAAGTCTTCGCCGCGGTCGTGCGTCGCTATCAtgcgctccagctgcttcgcGACTAGCGCTACGCAGGACTGGCTCCCATATTCGACATCGCTGACGCGCGCAGCTGAGTCGAGCGAGATCCACTGGCCCATGAGGGCCCAGTCTGAGAGCGAGGCCGCGGATGAGAACTCCGACAAGTAAAAGCGCTCTGGGCAGCGCTCGAGCAGTGCCAGCTCATCCTGGAGCCCCAGCAGGGTGAAcccgctctgctgcagctggtcgCGTCGGCGGGACCCTGACGCCACGCTCCGCACGTCCCACTTGCCACCAGCCTCGTTGCTCTGCTTACCCGTGACGGCCGTGGTGGTAGCGTACATGATGTCTCGTAGCACGCGTCGCGCGTGGAAGCGAGTGGGGTGAGTGGgaagcgaggcggcggccacaAGATCGAGAAAGACACTATGCGTTACGATGACTTCGCGGTGACGTGCCAGTTGTTTGAGCTGCTGAAAGTGGCGCAGCATATATGAGGTGTCAGGAACGACGACATCGTGGTGTACGCGTCGCTTAACAAGATGCTCGACTCGCAACAGTGGTGACGCATGGTTGTCGCCACTCTCCTCTCCAAACAGCTTGTGCGTGGCTGAGTCTGTCCACGAAGTACAGCACCGAGGAGTGGCGAGTTGGCCGCAAGCGGCTCCTGGCGttgacagcgctgccgtctccgAGGGACGCCTACgttgcgctgcggtgggAAGCAACCGCCGGTATGACTCGGGGAAAACGCTATGCGCGGTGGCAGGTAGCACCAGCGTCTCTGCAACCCGGCGCACCAGGACCGCATCCCAGTTCGGGACCATCCGCGCGAGGAACATCAGCGAGCTCTTACAGAAGAGTCGGTACGGACTAACGGCATCCTCGATCTTAGTGAGCCGGGCAAGATTGGCAGGGGTCAAGgcctgcgcgcacacacgcaagctGATCTCTTCCCAGTGCATCTCTTTCTGTGCCCACGGTGCCGAGGGCTGCATGTGGGTGAAGGGATGGTGCAAGACTACGTGCGAAAGGGTGCGCAGAGGGCTGACTTCAATCTCATCTGTCACTTTCCTAGCCGCTGTGGAAGCACGTGCGCCGACGGCAGACGGtgcgcagagctgcagcatctCCACCAAGCAATACTCCTTGCCAAGCGGttggcgaagctgctgcgtTGTGTGGAGggcgtggaggcgctgctgaacacGAATTCGCGCCTGCTCCGCGGCGGAGGGATCCCCAGCGTGTGAAAGAAATGTGGCCTCTACAGACACCCCTTTCTCATCTGCCACTGCTGTTTGCGGCGCATACGCATTGCCCGATGACGCCTTCAaatcaccgctgccgctggacaAGCCTGCAGCCCTGCGGCTATTGCCGTAGTCCATGGTAGGCGAAGGCTTGTCGAGCTCCGCCGCCATGAGAAGACTCAGCATCGAATGCTGAAACTTTCGGTGCGGCACGTGCGCCAGCGCGCGCTGAGCCAGCTGGTCTAAAGAGATAGTAGCCAAGGACGTACACATGTGTGGCGCAGTCCTGGTTGGCGACgtacggcagctgctgcggccaaGCGGCCGTGACGACATTCCGACAACCCCACATCGACATACAGCTTCGTACACTTCGAGCGCCTCGCTGGCTCGTTCTGCATCGAGACAGCGCAGCATTGCGGCCTccgctgcgtgtgtgaggcGCACTTCACTCGAACGCTGTTGCGTGTACAACAGAAACTCGTCATAGAAGGCGCCCACCACAGACATCCACACGTGGTGAGTAGACGGTAGACCCGGTGCCTCTGGGCTGACATGATGGCGTGCTGGGGCCGttgcggaggtgctgctagAGTGGTTTGTGAGCACTGTGTACGccggctgccaccgcgcgGCACTGCGTCGGAGACTCATACTGCTACACGCAtacagcgaggaagagggggggggggggcgacaAGACGACGTCAAAAGAGCCACGAATCTGCGCTAGCACCGTACCAATCGCGGGAGCTTCGATACCACTGGCCGCTCACGCTCACTCTGGCCGCgctgagagggagggagggagggaggcgaaaCAGAAAGCAAAAAGGTGTGCTCGGCTGCTTCCTGTTGAAGGCGTACACACACCACCGAGCGAgaacgaagagggagggagacagacgGGACGGGTACAGTGATGACGCGAGTTAAGGACGTCGCTTGCACATGGGCGTGTTTTTATGGGTACCTgtgaaagggagggggaggaatAGGGGCgcgaggcagaggaagagagaggttAGGTCGACCGGGCACGCAAATCTCACGGGCATGTCGGATctcatgcagctgcgcccaCGTGCGTTTTTCCTttcgctggaggaggtggtcaTACCAAAGGCCCAGCGCGTTTCTTTGAGAGTCATGAATAAACTATCTGAATTGGGACagtgtgtgagagagagagaacgagaacaGCGGCGAGCAGAAAAACCAAAAAAACATCCAAGAGCAGATCGAGCAGCAGAAGACACATCACTCGTTGAGCTGGTCGGTGAAACAGCGAAAGACGAGTAGGAGAGGTGGTGTCCCAGCTCTCGTGAAGGGGATGGTATAGGGGAAGGTGTACTccagaagagaagaggactCACGTACAGGAAGCTCCGCCACGAACTGCAAGCCCAGCGGGATGATCACctcaaggcggcggcgactgTGCAAGCGTTCTGGAGAGAGTTCGTATTGCCGACACGCCGTCACGAGAATGCGAAGGACGCAGCTGAGCTCGGGCTCCGCAGTCGACAGATCAGCCCAGCCGCCACAGGCCCCAACGCGACGTACCGCacttgccgttgccgccgcctccaaaACGGCGATGTACGGCACGGCCGTAGCGTGAGCTGGAGGCTCCCTTGGTGGTGGGCACGGCACCAACGTTACGCGCGCCACGATCTCGGGCTTCTCAAAGAACCTCATAGTGCTCCCCTTCACGTAGTCGTCATATGCATACCAATACTGCACGCTGGGCAGAACTTGCATGAGAGCGGCGAGCAGCCATCCTTCGGCGACCAGTGGGAGTTGTAGGAACCTCGACGGCGTTGTCTGACGCATGCAGCTCAGGACG
This DNA window, taken from Leishmania panamensis strain MHOM/PA/94/PSC-1 chromosome 34 sequence, encodes the following:
- a CDS encoding hypothetical protein (TriTrypDB/GeneDB-style sysID: LpmP.34.1380), which encodes MSSTSSEGLKRRREEHQLAVQQYCDDPRRHRYPRIDAWSFAISGSPSYGASHDGCADAEGTQTDSCVHVSSSIRVNCGSSITSNTDRHLCPYAASAHPVSASLALSSAQSSSLPPPSCRSARRACGDSEMTLTLRSICIWVVRGDSSRRCSFLVQPTFVYTWHCSSTSCESAGEEQAGLEVQETVRCRVSSSTATRGNSASVMRTTAMNRTAPFAVGSPTAPGPATMSGLFGGSSSPLCHNEEASNPAVTSNIDDIFADGYSYEATQISRCRSIPTCLSGLEECASRLGSCTPALFVDCLIKCAQDEAAVALDDRHGWVHLYRGRHIATEAGRTRLLRDVFALGDFGTVSANSISSCDELPSLTICVFRKC
- the RISP gene encoding rieske iron-sulfur protein, mitochondrial precursor, putative (TriTrypDB/GeneDB-style sysID: LpmP.34.1390), whose product is MFCRSFISAFQATRAARVSLVFKQLEGNMPLTKKDKPVNSWSDEFMKPPKSTEMTKKYGRYAKYSDPALCDVDTSEEVVLNTYPEGTPQGRIEATAGVALKDYDASMWDEEFFRKHILKPKLADDMEDRARVTDYALNSAMLGFVILMARYAVLPLWYVGQPAMSMVGQMNIEAEVGELDERQCTTVVWRGKPVFVYRRSARQMKELMETPLSVLKDPETDEARFPDRRDKAVVIAICTHLGCVPIPNEGLFNGFFCPCHGSHYDPSGRIRQGPAPLNLEVPPYRWIDDNTIYMGKL
- a CDS encoding hypothetical protein (TriTrypDB/GeneDB-style sysID: LpmP.34.1400) is translated as MSVVGAFYDEFLLYTQQRSSEVRLTHAAEAAMLRCLDAERASEALEVYEAVCRCGVVGMSSRPLGRSSCRTSPTRTAPHMCTSLATISLDQLAQRALAHVPHRKFQHSMLSLLMAAELDKPSPTMDYGNSRRAAGLSSGSGDLKASSGNAYAPQTAVADEKGVSVEATFLSHAGDPSAAEQARIRVQQRLHALHTTQQLRQPLGKEYCLVEMLQLCAPSAVGARASTAARKVTDEIEVSPLRTLSHVVLHHPFTHMQPSAPWAQKEMHWEEISLRVCAQALTPANLARLTKIEDAVSPYRLFCKSSLMFLARMVPNWDAVLVRRVAETLVLPATAHSVFPESYRRLLPTAAQRRRPSETAALSTPGAACGQLATPRCCTSWTDSATHKLFGEESGDNHASPLLRVEHLVKRRVHHDVVVPDTSYMLRHFQQLKQLARHREVIVTHSVFLDLVAAASLPTHPTRFHARRVLRDIMYATTTAVTGKQSNEAGGKWDVRSVASGSRRRDQLQQSGFTLLGLQDELALLERCPERFYLSEFSSAASLSDWALMGQWISLDSAARVSDVEYGSQSCVALVAKQLERMIATHDRGEDFFANSTGAPTRTHVGVDSLVQHILESNSNATSPTTPSSRQTTGPLFKNRSRGLWARMPVVVATTHDRTRAAAFTVGLRMYPPAGLVP